Sequence from the Leptospira johnsonii genome:
TCTCTCAATCTAGCTGCTGCCATGACTTAGATCTCTTTCCCGTCCGGCTTAGAAACACGGACTTTTTTACCTTTATTCTCTTGGTAGCCCAGACGAACTCCCTTCTTCTTCTTGGAATCGTAGAACATTACGTTGGAAATATGCATTGGAGCTTCCACTTCTACGATGCCACCTTGAGGGTTTTCTTGGGTAGGTCTTAAGAAACGTTTACGTTTGTTCAGTCCTTCTACTACTACACGATCCCTTTTCTTATCGATAACTAGGATCTTGCCTCTTTTACCTTTCTCTTTTCCTGCGATGACTACTACTTCGTCATCTTTGTGCAGGCGAATGGACTTGAATTTTGTATATTCGGATCCCCGATACGTCAGCTTAGACATTATAAAACCTCCGGCGCTAGGGAGATGATCTTAGCGTATTTTTTATCGCGAAGTTCGCGAGCTACTGGCCCGAAAATACGGGTCCCTTTCGGGTTTCCTTTGTCGTCGATAATTGCGACTGCGTTATCGTCGAAACGAATATAAGAACCATCCGGACGACGGATCTCTTTTTTAGTTCTAACGACTACTGCGCGTTGGACGGCCTTGTTATGGACCTTCTTCCCCGTGGAATCCTTCAAACCATAAGCTGGCTGTGCGTCTTTAACGGCGACGATGATCTCGTCTCCTACGGAGGCGTAACGTTTCTTAGAGCCTCCTAAGACTTTAATACACATAACTCTTTTGATTCCGGAGTTATCGGCGACTTGGAGGATGGTTTCCTGTTGGATCATCTTACTTTGCCTTTTCTACGATCTTAAATAAACGGTGACGCTTTTCACGGGATAGAGGTCTGGTTTCAATCGCCAGAATTCTATCTCCTACTTGGCATTCATTTTTTTCGTCATGAACCTTCATTTTAATGGTTCTACGAACGATCTTCTTAAACTTAGGGTGAGTCTTACGAGCTTCTACAAGCATCACCAGGGTTTTATCCATAGCGGTGCTCACGACTTTACCTTCGCTCAGAAGTGATTTTTTTATTTGCTTCTTTGCAGTTTCCATAATCAGTTCGTTCCTTTAGCTGTCTTCTTTGCAGAAGCATTCGATTTTGCTAAAGCTTGTGTCTTACGAGTCGCTCTTGTATAACGTCTGGCTTTAGTAGAACCAGGCTTTGCAGCTAACTCTCTGTTCCTTTGGATGGTCAGAAGGCGCGCGATCTTTTTCTTCGCGTTAGTGATCACCTTCGGGTTCTCCAGAGAACGAGCCACTCCATATTGGAAACGAGCCGTACGAATGATCTTACGAGCGTCTTCCAATTGTGCTAAAATTTCTGCGTCTTTCAATTCTGCGAGTTTGATCTTTTTCACAGCGTAGACCTCTTCACAAATTCAGTTTGGACAGGCAGTTTATAAGCAGCTAAATCCAAAGCTTTTTTAGCGGTAGCTTCATCGATACCGCTCATTTCAAATAAAACTCTACCTGGTCTGATCTCTGCGATCCAGAATTCAGGGTTACCTTTACCTTTACCCATACGAGTTTCCGCTGGTTTTTTAGTAATAGGTAGATGAGGGAAAATCCTAATCCAAAGTTTCCCGCCTCTTTTTACCTGACGGTTAATAGTGATCCTTGCAGCTTCGATCTGTCTTGCAGTCAAACGTCCGGAA
This genomic interval carries:
- the rplX gene encoding 50S ribosomal protein L24, with protein sequence MSKLTYRGSEYTKFKSIRLHKDDEVVVIAGKEKGKRGKILVIDKKRDRVVVEGLNKRKRFLRPTQENPQGGIVEVEAPMHISNVMFYDSKKKKGVRLGYQENKGKKVRVSKPDGKEI
- the rplN gene encoding 50S ribosomal protein L14; protein product: MIQQETILQVADNSGIKRVMCIKVLGGSKKRYASVGDEIIVAVKDAQPAYGLKDSTGKKVHNKAVQRAVVVRTKKEIRRPDGSYIRFDDNAVAIIDDKGNPKGTRIFGPVARELRDKKYAKIISLAPEVL
- the rpsQ gene encoding 30S ribosomal protein S17, with protein sequence METAKKQIKKSLLSEGKVVSTAMDKTLVMLVEARKTHPKFKKIVRRTIKMKVHDEKNECQVGDRILAIETRPLSREKRHRLFKIVEKAK
- the rpmC gene encoding 50S ribosomal protein L29, with amino-acid sequence MKKIKLAELKDAEILAQLEDARKIIRTARFQYGVARSLENPKVITNAKKKIARLLTIQRNRELAAKPGSTKARRYTRATRKTQALAKSNASAKKTAKGTN
- the rplP gene encoding 50S ribosomal protein L16, with protein sequence MLSPKRVKFRKRQRGRLKGNDERGSKVSFGEFGLKAVTSGRLTARQIEAARITINRQVKRGGKLWIRIFPHLPITKKPAETRMGKGKGNPEFWIAEIRPGRVLFEMSGIDEATAKKALDLAAYKLPVQTEFVKRSTL